From the Streptomyces sp. SN-593 genome, the window GACCCGGCGGGCCGCGAGCGCGACCGGGCGCCGGGCGAACGCCCCGTCCCCGTCGTCGACATGGTCGCGCACCTTCGCCGACGCCAGCACCAGCGAGACCGCCGCGGCCAGGCGGGCCCCCTCGCCCCTGGCGACCGGCGCGGTGCGCATGCCGCGCAGCGGGCAGGGCCCCGCGGTGCGGCGCCGACCGGCGGTGGACGCGGTCTGCGCCTCGACCAGGACGGAGATCACCAGACCGTCGTAATTGGTGGCGACACGGGCGAACTGGCCGTGTCCGTCGCGCAGGGCGAGGCACAGCCCGCACAGGTGGGCGAGCCAGGACGCGGCCATGCCCTCCGACATCCGGTGCCGGCACGGCCGAATGATTCCGAACACGCTTCCCACTCCCCCATCGGACCGCGGTGCGCCGACGCGGTGCCTTGAGGCGACGCGTGGGGCGGAGGCGGCGTGTGGGCCGCCCCGGGTCGTGCCCGGCCGCCACGCGCCCGCCATCACCAGCGCTTTGACCTTCGGTCAGGTTTCAGAACCCGGTCGGCGGTCATGTTATCGGTGCGGCACCCCGCTTCCGTACGGCCGTACGGCCCCCGAAATCACCCGATCGTGGAGGACGTTCCCATCACGTCGTCAGGTCTCCGATGCCTGCCCCTGCTTGACGGTGCGCCACTATCGTGTGTGCCAGTACCGTCACAAAGCACCTGCGTGGCGCGTATCCCCTTGGCGCATCACCCTCATCATGGATGACGATAGGACTAAGCGGACGGTACAGACCGCGTGCGAGAGAGGAGGCGTCCATGGGTTCTGTTCGACGGGCGAGTGCCTGGCTTGGCCTCGTCGACGACAACGGCGGCGAGGGTTACTACGACGAGGAGTACGCCGACTACGGCGAGGGCCCGGAGCGCGCCGACACGTGGGTGACCGACCCGCGGGTTCGGGTCGCCACCGAGTCGGCCGAGGAAGAGGGCCGGCGGATCGCCACGGTGACGCCCGACGGCTTCCGTGACGCGCGCGGCATCGGCGAGCTCTTCCGCGCCGGCGTCCCGGTGATCGTCAACCTCACCGCGATGGAGCCCTCCGACGCCAAGCGCGTGGTCGACTTCGCCGCCGGGCTGACCTTCGGCCTGCGCGGCTCCATCGAGCGGGTGGCCACCCGGGTGTTCCTGCTCACCCCGGCCGACTACTCCGTGATGAACGCCGACTCCCGCCGCGGCGGCGACGGCTTCTTCAACCAGAACTGAGTCCGGCCCCGGCCGCGCGCCCGCCGCTCCCCGCGGCCGCGCACCGGCCGGTGCCGGCGGCCGCCACCGCCTTCCGCGGGCAACGCCTCACCCGCGGAAGGCGTCGATCCCGGTGAGCGCCTTGCCCAGCACGAGCTGGTGCATCTCCACGGTGCCCTCGTAGGTCAGCACGGACTCCAGGTTGGTCGCGTGCCGCATCACCGGGTACTCCAGCGAGATGCCGTTGGCGCCCAGGATCGTGCGCGCGGTGCGGCAGATCTCGATCGCCTCGCGCACGTTGTTGAGCTTGCCGAAGCTGACCTGCTCCGGGCGCAGCGTGCCCGCGTCCATCCGCTGCCCGAGGTGGTGCGCCAGCAGGATCCCCTTGTGGAGTTCGACCGCCATGTCGGCCAGCTTGGCCTGGGTGAGCTGGAAGCCCCCGATCGGCCGTCCGAACTGCTCACGCTCGCCCGCGTACGCCAGCGCCGCCTCGAAACTGGACCGTGCCGCGCCCATCGCGCCCCACACGATGCCGTAGCGCGCGTGGTTGAGGCAGCTCAGCGGACCGCGCAGGCCGGTGACCTCGGGCAGCACCGCGTCCGCGGGCAGCCGTACGCCGTCCAGCACCAGTTCGCTGGTGACCGAGGCGCGCAGGCTCCACTTGTGGCGGATCTCGGGTGCGGAGAACCCGGGGGCGTCGGTGGGGACGACGAAGCCGCGCACCCCCTCCTCCGTCGCGGCCCAGACCACGGCCACCCCGGCGACCGAGCCGTTGGTGATCCACATCTTGCGGCCGTCGAGCACCCAGTCCGAGCCGTCCCGGACCGCGCGGGTGCGCATGCCGGCCGGGTCGGAGCCGTGGTCGGGCTCGGTCAGCCCGAAGCAGCCGATCACCTCGCCCGCGGCCATCGACGGCAGCCAGCGCTCCTTCTGGGCGTCGGAGCCGAAGCGGTGGACGGCGTACATGGCGAGCGAACCCTGCACCGACACCAGTGAGCGGATGCCGGAGTCGGCGGCCTCCAACTCCAGGCAGGCCAGGCCGTACTGCACCGCGCTCGCGCCCGCGCAGCCGTAACCGTCCAGTTGCATGCCGAGGGCGCCGATGGAGCCGAGTTCGCGGGCCAGTTCGCGGACCTCGGGCAGCTCGCCGCGCTCGTACCAGCCCGCCACGTGGGGCAGCACCCGGTCGGCGGCCCAGCCGCGTACGGTCTCGCGCACCGCGCGGTCCTCGGCGGTGAGCAGGTCGTCCAGACCCAGCGGGTCGTGCGGGTCGAAGGGCGCCTTCGCGGCGTGCGGCATCAGTGGACCTCCGGCCGGGAAAACTAGCGGTGGTAATCGCGACTCGGCGCCGACGTTACGGCTCAGTCCCGCGCCCGTCCAGAGCGTACGGCGCCCGAGGGCGCGGCCGTGGAACGCCCGGCCGAGCGATCCGCCCGCACCGGCCAGGGCAGTTCCGCGGCCCCGGACCCGGGCGCGGCCTCCGGCCCCGGGCGGTTCCCCTGCCGAAGTCCGGCGCCGGCCCCGGCCCCGGGGGCCGCGTCCGCCACGCACTCCATCCCGCGCGGCAGCCGCCGCGCCGCCCACGCCCCCGACAGCAGCAGCACCGCGCTCACCACGAGCGTCACGTGCAGGCCGTGCACGAACGAGTGACGCGCGGCCGTGCGCAGCGCCGCGCCCGGAGCGCCGCCGACCCGGTCGGCCACGTCGTACGCCCCGCCCAGCGACTGGCCGGCCGCAGTGGTGTCGGCGGCGCCGATGCCGCGGGCGTGCGGCGCGTAGACGGCGTTCATCACGCTGCCGAGCAGCGCGATGCCGAGCCCGGCGCCGAGCTGGTAGGCGGTCTCGCCGACCGCGGCCGCGCCACCCGCCCGGTAGGCCGGGGCCTGGCTGAGCATCGACTCGTACGACCCGAACAGCGTGGCCTCCAGGCCGAAGCCCAGCACGACGAAGACGACGGTGAGCAGTCCGGGGCGGTCCTGCTGCCCCATCGCGGTCAGCGACAGCACCGCCAGCGCGGTGAGCAGGAAGCCGCCGCCGACCATCCGGCGCGGCCCGAAGCGGGCCAGCGCCCGGGAACCCGCCAGCCCGCCGGCCATCGCGGCGAAGGTGAGCGGCAGCAGGCGCAGCCCGGTGTCCAGCGGACTCAACCCGAGCACCAGTTGGAGGTACTGCACCGCGATGAGCTCCAGCCCGACCAGCGCCAGCATGGCCAGCACGATGCAGCCCACCGACGTGGAGAACGCCGCCTGGGCGAACATCCGCACGTCGATCAGCGGGTGCGCGAGGCGGCGCTGGCGGCGGACGAAGTACACCAGGAGGGCCAGGCCGAGCAGCAGCGGCACCCAGACCGAGGGGGCCAGCGGGGCCGCGCCGGCGCCGAACCGCTTGACGCCGAAGACGGCGCCGAGGATGCCGAGCGCGGCGGTGGCGGCACCGACCACGTCCCAGGGTCCGTCGGCGCAGCCGCGCGAGTCGGGCAGCAGCATCCGGCCGAGCGGCAGCATCACGGCCATCAGCGGGATGTTGACCAGGAAGACCGAGCCCCACCAGAAGTGCTCCACCAGGAAGCCGCCGAGCACCGGCCCGACCGCCGCCCCGACGGCGGCCACCGCGCTCCACACCCCGATCGCGGTCGCCCGCTCGCGCCGGTCGGGGAAGACCTGCCGCAGGATGGAGAGTGTGGCGGGCATGATCATCGCACCGCCGGCGCCGAGCAGGCCGCGCGCGGCGATCAGGATGTCCGGGGTGGGCGCGAAGGCGGCCAGCGCGGAGGCGGCGCCGAAGAGCGCGTAGCCGATCAGCAGCACCCGGCGGTGGCCGATCCGGTCCCCGAGGGTGCCGAAGAGGATCAGCAGCGACGCGGCGATCAGCGGGTACACGTCGACGATCCACAGCAGGTCCTGGGAGCCGGGCCGCAGGTCCTCGGTGAGTGCGGGCACCGCCACGTGCAGCACGGTGGCGTCCAGCGCGACGATCAGCAGGCTCGCGCACAGCACGACGAGGATGGTCCAGCGGCCGGCCTGCCGCGTCATAGGCGTACCTCCACGGCTTGCTCCGTGACTCCCGGGCGTGAGCCGCCAGCGTACGTGACCGGACTGTGCCGGGCCTGTGGCCGACGCCCCCGGCCGCCCGCCGCCGGCCGGCCGCCCGCCCGCGGCTGCCCGCCGGCCGCCCGCGGCTGCCCGGCCCGTCCCGCCGACGGGCGGGAAACCCCGAATAAATTCGAGGGAAATAAGCGCCGAATAAGAACGGGAGCATGTGAGTATCGACACCCGAACATAAACTCCACGGCCTCCTCGCATTCACCTCAATCACCGTCCCCCAAAGGGGTGGTGAGACGCACTCCACATCACATCGTCATTACAGATCCGCTCGTACGGCGGTTGCATGCCATCACACGCTGTAACGTCGTTTCAGTGCGAACCGATAACGGGCCCGACCTCGCGGCGGAGCGACCGGCGAGCCGTGGCCTGCCGCGGATGAGTCGAACACGTGTGTGGCTGTTCGCCCTCACCGTCGCCTCCTACGTCGCGATCGTCGTCGGCGTGATCACCACCTCGAAGCTGGTGACGCTCGACTGGCAGGTCATGCTGTGGCGCCCCTACAAGCAGTGGCCGCAGATCCACGCCTTCCTGGACTACTTCGTGGTCCTGGGGCAGCGCGGCCCCACCGCCGTGATGGTGCTCGCCTGGCTGGGCTGGCGCGCCTGGCGCCACCGCACCCTGCACCCCCTCCTGGTGCTCGGCACCTCCCTGCTGCTGCTCAACATCACCGTGGGGGCCGTGAAATACGGCCTCGGCCGGCTCGGTCCGCATTACGCGACGACGGTCGGCTCCGCGGAGATGTTCGCCGGCGGCGATATATTCCCTTCCGGGCATACCGCCAACGCGGTGGTGACCTGGGGCGTACTGGCCTATCTCGCCACAACTCCCCGCGCCCGCCGCTGGGGTTCGATCGCCAGCGCGCTGCTGGCGCTCGGGGTCGGCGCGACGACCGTCTACCTGGGAACCCACTGGGTGAGCGACGTGCTGCTGGGCTGGGCGGCGGGGCTGCTGATCCTGCTGGCGCTGCCGTGGTTCGAGCCCTTCATGTCCCGCGCGGAGGAGTGGATCACCGGCACCTGGGCCCGGTTCCGCGCCCGGCGCGCCGCCCCGCGGACGCAACCCCCGGCCGCCCCGGCCGGCCCCGCCCGGCCCGGCCGGGGCAGCGGGGAGGGCGAGCCGGACCGCGAGACGGTGGGCACGGCCGCGCAGGTCGCCGCGTCCGCCGGCGCCGCGGGTGCCGCCCCGACCGGTCCGGCACCTGCCGCCGCGAGCGCCCCGAAGCCCGCTCCGGCGGCCTCACCGACGGGCACGGGCAGCGGCCACGCCGCCGGCCGGCCGCCCACGGTGCGCGGCGAGCGCACCCCTCCCGGCGCGGTCGGCGCCCGCCGGCGGCCGGTGGACCGGCAGATCATGCGCCCGGTGCCGCCGCTCAGCCAAGCCAGCACCGCTGCACGCGGCCCTCGGCCACGATGAAGTTGAGCCGCCCGAGGACGTACTCCATCGTCACCACCGTCCCGGGCGGCAGACTACGAACCGTGGTCCATCCGCGTTCCCGCGCCCGCGCCTCCGCCTCCTCACGCGTCAGGCCGCGATAGGCGTCGAGGTCGTCGTCCGGATTGCGGTCATGCGGGTTCGGCAGCGGTCCCATGGGTCAACGGTATTCGGTGCCATAGCCGTACGGGTGACGGCATGCGGCGGTCGGCCCGCACATGCTTCGCACAGCTCCCGCACAAAAACTCATCATTTCCAGTGGTTTACCGGGCCATCACACGTTAAGCCGCCAGAAGACGCGATCGACGCGATCGACGCGATCGACGCGATCGACGCGGACGACCCGACGACCCGACGACCCGACGACCCGACGACCCGACGACCCGACGGCACCACGGCACCACGGCACGGCAGCGGGGCCGACGGGGATTCCCCGTCGGCCCCGCGCACCCCGCCCGGTCCGCCCGGCGGCCGGACGCGCCTTCCGCGCCCCGCGGCCGGGTCGCCACCGGTTCAGTGGCCACCGGATCAGTTGACGGTGAGGACCATGCCCGGCTCCAAGTGGTTCGGGTCGGACCCGATCAGGCTCTTGTTGAGGTCGTACACCTGCTCCCAGCCGCCGTCCACGCCGTAGGAGTCGGCGATCCCCGCGAGGGTCTCACCGGGCTGCACGGTGTGCACGAGGTGCTGGAAGCCGCTGCGGCCGATCCGCCGCGAGCACACCGGCCAGGCGTTCCAGCCCTGCACCCGCAGCACCGCCTCGGCGATGTCGATCTGGTGCTGCGGCGAGGCCAGGTCGGGGCGGCGGGCGTACTTCAGGCCGCCGAACATCTCCCAGGTGGGCTGCCAGAACTGGAGCCCGCCGTAGTAGCCGTTGCCGGTGTTGATCTGCCAGTCGCCGCTGCTCTCGCACATCGCGAGGTCGTCCCAGACCGAGCGCTGCCGGGTGAACGTGGCCGCGCGCGGTGCGGCGGCGGGACCGGAGGCGGCGAGCGGAGCGGTGCGGGCGGCGGTCGGGTCGGCCGGCCGGGAGCGGTCGACGGGGGCGGCCGCGGGGGCTGCCTTGGGGGCGAGGAGCCCGGAAACCTCGTCCTTCCGCACGGCGCCGGGCCGCTGCGCGGCCGGCTGCGGGAGGAGCGACGCGTGGCGGAGCGGCTCGTGGAGCGCGGGCTTCCGCGGGGCGGGGGCCGGGGCCGCGACGGCGGACTGCGTCACCAGCGGGAGCAGCGCGCAGGCGCCGAGCACGGCGGCCGCGGTGGCGGCGCGCGGGCCGCGGATCCGCGCGAGGGCGATCCGGCGGACGCCGCCGACGTGGCGCGAGAGACGCGCGGCACCCCACACCCCGCCTCCGGGCGCCTCCGGGGCGGGCCAGGCCGGCGTCTGCGGCGCAGGGGCCGGCCGGGCCGCCTGCCGGGCCGTCGACGGGACGACCGATCCGACCGCCGGCCCGACCACCGGCCGGCCTGCCGGCGCGGCCGACGACCCGGGCACCGACGGGGTTGACTGAACCGGCTGAGCTGGCGGGGCTGACAAATCAGATGAGTCCGACAAGTTCGACAGTTCGATCATCGGGCCACGCTAGGCACGCCTCCCGCCGGGAACCCGGGTGCCACGGCCCGTGGACCCCCTACCTCACCCGGACGGCGCACGCACCCGGCGCAACCCGTATCCCGCAAACCGTGACCCCCCGCGCGGGCCGTCCGTTGTCACAGTGCGCCGGGGCCCGCCCGGCCGCCGGACTTCCGGCCCGCGTTCATGACCGCAGCACCGCACTTCCAAGGAGACTCCCGTGGCGCCCATGCTCGACGTGAGCGATGAGGTACGAGCCGAGATCGGCGACGAGGAGACCGACCGGCTCCTCACCGGCGAGAGCTTGCCGGGCACGTACGACTGCACGTCCTGCCGGACGCCCGGGGACAGCGGGCAGGAGCGGACCAGCACCGTGCTCTTCGTGGGCGACGAGACCGCCGTGCTGGCGTTCGCGCACGCCGCGTGCATCCCCTCGCAGGTCGTACCGGTGTCCGAGGCCCAGTTGCAGGGCGCGGTCGCCAGCATCTCCGGGGCCCCCGCCGGCCCGGC encodes:
- a CDS encoding cell division protein SepF — its product is MGSVRRASAWLGLVDDNGGEGYYDEEYADYGEGPERADTWVTDPRVRVATESAEEEGRRIATVTPDGFRDARGIGELFRAGVPVIVNLTAMEPSDAKRVVDFAAGLTFGLRGSIERVATRVFLLTPADYSVMNADSRRGGDGFFNQN
- a CDS encoding phosphatase PAP2 family protein; amino-acid sequence: MRTDNGPDLAAERPASRGLPRMSRTRVWLFALTVASYVAIVVGVITTSKLVTLDWQVMLWRPYKQWPQIHAFLDYFVVLGQRGPTAVMVLAWLGWRAWRHRTLHPLLVLGTSLLLLNITVGAVKYGLGRLGPHYATTVGSAEMFAGGDIFPSGHTANAVVTWGVLAYLATTPRARRWGSIASALLALGVGATTVYLGTHWVSDVLLGWAAGLLILLALPWFEPFMSRAEEWITGTWARFRARRAAPRTQPPAAPAGPARPGRGSGEGEPDRETVGTAAQVAASAGAAGAAPTGPAPAAASAPKPAPAASPTGTGSGHAAGRPPTVRGERTPPGAVGARRRPVDRQIMRPVPPLSQASTAARGPRPR
- a CDS encoding transglycosylase family protein; the protein is MWGAARLSRHVGGVRRIALARIRGPRAATAAAVLGACALLPLVTQSAVAAPAPAPRKPALHEPLRHASLLPQPAAQRPGAVRKDEVSGLLAPKAAPAAAPVDRSRPADPTAARTAPLAASGPAAAPRAATFTRQRSVWDDLAMCESSGDWQINTGNGYYGGLQFWQPTWEMFGGLKYARRPDLASPQHQIDIAEAVLRVQGWNAWPVCSRRIGRSGFQHLVHTVQPGETLAGIADSYGVDGGWEQVYDLNKSLIGSDPNHLEPGMVLTVN
- a CDS encoding MFS transporter, producing MTRQAGRWTILVVLCASLLIVALDATVLHVAVPALTEDLRPGSQDLLWIVDVYPLIAASLLILFGTLGDRIGHRRVLLIGYALFGAASALAAFAPTPDILIAARGLLGAGGAMIMPATLSILRQVFPDRRERATAIGVWSAVAAVGAAVGPVLGGFLVEHFWWGSVFLVNIPLMAVMLPLGRMLLPDSRGCADGPWDVVGAATAALGILGAVFGVKRFGAGAAPLAPSVWVPLLLGLALLVYFVRRQRRLAHPLIDVRMFAQAAFSTSVGCIVLAMLALVGLELIAVQYLQLVLGLSPLDTGLRLLPLTFAAMAGGLAGSRALARFGPRRMVGGGFLLTALAVLSLTAMGQQDRPGLLTVVFVVLGFGLEATLFGSYESMLSQAPAYRAGGAAAVGETAYQLGAGLGIALLGSVMNAVYAPHARGIGAADTTAAGQSLGGAYDVADRVGGAPGAALRTAARHSFVHGLHVTLVVSAVLLLSGAWAARRLPRGMECVADAAPGAGAGAGLRQGNRPGPEAAPGSGAAELPWPVRADRSAGRSTAAPSGAVRSGRARD
- a CDS encoding I78 family peptidase inhibitor, producing MGPLPNPHDRNPDDDLDAYRGLTREEAEARARERGWTTVRSLPPGTVVTMEYVLGRLNFIVAEGRVQRCWLG
- a CDS encoding acyl-CoA dehydrogenase family protein, with translation MPHAAKAPFDPHDPLGLDDLLTAEDRAVRETVRGWAADRVLPHVAGWYERGELPEVRELARELGSIGALGMQLDGYGCAGASAVQYGLACLELEAADSGIRSLVSVQGSLAMYAVHRFGSDAQKERWLPSMAAGEVIGCFGLTEPDHGSDPAGMRTRAVRDGSDWVLDGRKMWITNGSVAGVAVVWAATEEGVRGFVVPTDAPGFSAPEIRHKWSLRASVTSELVLDGVRLPADAVLPEVTGLRGPLSCLNHARYGIVWGAMGAARSSFEAALAYAGEREQFGRPIGGFQLTQAKLADMAVELHKGILLAHHLGQRMDAGTLRPEQVSFGKLNNVREAIEICRTARTILGANGISLEYPVMRHATNLESVLTYEGTVEMHQLVLGKALTGIDAFRG